One Electrophorus electricus isolate fEleEle1 chromosome 13, fEleEle1.pri, whole genome shotgun sequence DNA segment encodes these proteins:
- the LOC113572698 gene encoding uncharacterized protein C14orf132 yields MDLSFMAAQIPVMTGAFMDSPNGDYSAEHSLFNSSASVNAIPTTTVNIQPDEQQRVSTDAIWLWVAIIATIGNIVVVGVVYAFTF; encoded by the exons ATGGACCTTTCATTTATGGCTGCGCAG ATCCCAGTTATGACCGGAGCTTTCATGGATTCACCCAACGGTGACTACAGTGCTGAGCACTCTCTCTTCAACTCATCCGCCAGTGTGAACGCCATCCCCACAACTACTGTAAACATCCAGCCCGACGAGCAGCAACGCGTGTCCACAGATGCTATCTGGCTATGGGTCGCCATCATTGCCACGATTGGAAACATTGTGGTGGTTGGCGTGGTTTACGCATTCACTTTCTAA
- the LOC113572638 gene encoding B2 bradykinin receptor isoform X1, protein MEPENPVPTSSISLFNFTNNSDCPDSEAWDWLYTMQPVYMFVICVLGIMGNVFVLLVFCLHKKACTVAEIYLGNLAAADLLLMFSLPFWALNVANSFEWQFGSVMCRLVNMCASMNMYCSIYFLVLVSADRYVALVHTLSHGHIRRPWYAKLSCLAVWSLGVLLSIPTLNFRTVKHMSEYRVSACILNYPSRVVELACDILLIVLGFIIPVSVISYCTWKIIRALQGQVTDRFNAVNTEKKATVLVLAVLLAFLVCWVPFHLITLLDILLRLKVLGGCVLHNVLDICNQIFTYLALSNSVLNPILYVIVGKNFRKKVKEIFEQICHQKNIFSGFTQSQTSSTLKTFT, encoded by the coding sequence ATGGAGCCAGAAAACCCAGTACCTACATCTTCCATCTCGCTGTTCAATTTTACTAATAATAGCGATTGCCCTGATTCAGAAGCATGGGATTGGCTGTACACCATGCAGCCAGTGTACATGTttgttatctgtgtgttagGAATAATGGGAAATGTGTTTGTCCTGTTGGTCTTTTGCCTACATAAGAAAGCTTGCACAGTGGCAGAGATATACCTGGGAAACCTGGCAGCAGCAGACCTCCTCCTGATGTTTTCCCTGCCATTCTGGGCCCTCAATGTGGCCAATAGCTTCGAGTGGCAGTTTGGCTCCGTGATGTGCCGGCTGGTCAACATGTGCGCCAGTATGAACATGTACTGCAGCATCTACTTCCTGGTACTGGTGAGCGCTGACCGCTATGTGGCTCTGGTGCATACATTGTCCCATGGCCACATACGGCGACCCTGGTATGCCAAGCTCAGCTGCTTAGCTGTGTGGAGTCTGGGAGTCCTCCTCAGCATCCCAACCCTCAACTTCAGGACAGTGAAGCACATGTCAGAGTACAGGGTCTCTGCCTGCATTCTGAACTATCCCAGTCGCGTAGTGGAGCTGGCCTGCGACATTCTGCTCATCGTGCTGGGCTTCAtcatccctgtgtctgtcatctcTTATTGCACGTGGAAGATCATACGTGCACTGCAGGGGCAGGTGACGGACAGGTTCAATGCAGTAAACACAGAAAAGAAGGCCACAGTGCTGGTGCTGGCTGTTCTTTTGGCCTTCTTGGTGTGCTGGGTTCCTTTCCACCTGATAACTCTGCTAGATATCCTGTTACGACTCAAGGTACTCGGTGGATGTGTGCTCCACAATGTTCTGGACATCTGTAACCAGATATTCACCTACTTGGCATTAAGCAATAGTGTGCTCAATCCCATTCTCTATGTAATAGTTGGGaaaaacttcagaaaaaaagtgaaagaaatttTTGAGCAAATTTGCCACCAAAAGAATATATTTAGTGGTTttacacaatcacaaacatcaTCAActctaaaaacatttacatga
- the LOC113572638 gene encoding B2 bradykinin receptor isoform X2 produces MEHSGSELLDCNHTEAWEWVYSLQPAYMSAICVLGIIGNGFVLSVFCIQRSHCSVADMYLGNLAAADLLMVGCLPFWVITIVNKFNWSFGEPMCQLVNFIIGMNYYCSVLFLTLVSLDRYWALARPMSMGRWRRTTQAKAACAAVWLMGFMLSLPALLFRSVHFFPELETQACYLAYPHDGWRLRYNITVNMVGFLIPVPLVSYCTYHIIIALSDKQVRRCSVVNVERRAAILVLVVLCVFIVCWLPFQIFMFLDTLYYFNVISGCLWTNSLDIGTQLATYLGYSNSSLNPFLYVIIGKHFRQRVKSLLVQMLNCGSRGPYHAYKIHSSLRCMKSSSV; encoded by the coding sequence ATGGAACACTCAGGCAGCGAGCTGCTGGATTGTAACCACACAGAGGCCTGGGAGTGGGTCTACTCCTTACAGCCAGCCTATATGTCAGCCATCTGTGTCTTGGGTATTATTGGCAATGGCTTCGTCCTCTCCGTGTTCTGCATCCAAAGGAGCCACTGCTCCGTGGCCGATATGTACCTGGGGAATCTGGCCGCTGCTGACCTGCTCATGGTGGGCTGCCTTCCCTTCTGGGTCATCACCATTGTTAACAAGTTCAACTGGTCATTTGGGGAGCCCATGTGTCAACTGGTCAACTTCATAATTGGTATGAACTACTACTGCAGTGTACTATTCCTCACCTTGGTCAGCCTGGACCGCTACTGGGCCCTGGCGAGGCCCATGTCCATGGGCAGGTGGAGAAGGACCACTCAGGCCAAGGCTGCCTGTGCAGCAGTCTGGCTTATGGGCTTCATGCTCAGCCTCCCAGCCCTGCTGTTTCGATCGGTGCACTTCTTCCCTGAGCTGGAGACACAGGCATGCTACCTGGCTTACCCCCATGATGGCTGGAGGCTACGATACAACATCACCGTCAACATGGTGGGCTTCCTGATCCCTGTGCCACTGGTCTCCTACTGCACCTACCACATCATCATTGCCCTCAGTGACAAGCAGGTGAGGAGGTGTTCAGTTGTGAATGTAGAGAGAAGAGCTGCAATCCTGGTGCTTGTGGTCCTTTGTGTTTTTATCGTCTGCTGGTTGCCTTTTCAGATTTTCATGTTTCTAGACacactttattattttaatgtcatctcTGGCTGTCTCTGGACCAACAGTCTGGACATAGGCACTCAGCTGGCCACTTACCTTGGCTACAGTAACAGCTCTCTTAACCCATTTCTATATGTCATCATAGGAAAACACTTCAGGCAAAGGGTGAAAAGTTTGTTAGTACAGATGTTGAACTGTGGAAGTAGGGGTCCTTATCATGCTTATAAAATCCATTCAAGTTTAAGATGCATGAAGTCTTCAAGCGTGTGA
- the bdkrb1 gene encoding B1 bradykinin receptor codes for MDQEQLVSMAALKFQNTTDSPDSPSMMFNSSDWQLVYAIIPPYIFIVCLTGILGNAFVLLVFFLQRSRWSVPEIYLGNLALADLVLLTCLPFWAMNILNSFYWAYGEFLCKAVSLSIIVNMYTSIYMLVMVNVDRYLALVLTIKARWLRRRRNAKAICVCLWLFGLCMGITTAMYRTVQYVQSLQNVACIIIYPSDSWKVAHDLQLNLLGFALPLLAIIFCSYSIVKALQQRRETVHAQDGNDQKATMLVCAVTLLFLVCWGPFHIITFLDVLCSFQVLDMRKWHHALDIGSQFSTYLAFLNSCLNPVLYVCTGHYFKRKVSDIYRRRKSSASSLVTTLQRSVVSTYVQRSDQIKAVTL; via the coding sequence ATGGATCAAGAACAGCTTGTGTCTATGGCAGCCTTGAAGTTCCAAAATACCACAGATTCTCCTGACTCTCCTTCGATGATGTTCAACTCATCAGACTGGCAACTAGTTTATGCCATCATCCCCCCATATATCTTTATTGTGTGTTTGACAGGGATCTTGGGCAATGCTTTTGTGCTATTAGTGTTCTTCCTGCAGAGAAGCCGCTGGTCTGTGCCTGAGATTTATCTGGGCAACCTGGCTCTAGCTGACCTGGTTCTCCTGACCTGCCTACCATTCTGGGCCATGAACATTCTCAACTCCTTCTACTGGGCATATGGAGAGTTCCTATGTAAGGCTGTTAGCCTCTCCATCATTGTCAACATGTACACTAGCATTTATATGCTAGTGATGGTGAACGTAGACCGGTACCTCGCACTAGTGCTGACCATCAAAGCAAGATGGCTAAGGAGGAGACGCAACGCAAAagccatttgtgtttgtttgtggctgTTTGGGCTGTGCATGGGCATAACCACTGCAATGTACAGGACAGTGCAGTATGTCCAGTCTTTGCAGAATGTGGCCTGCATTATTATTTACCCTTCTGACTCCTGGAAAGTGGCCCATGACCTCCAGCTGAACCTGCTGGGCTTTGCCTTGCCTCTCCTAGCTATCATCTTCTGTAGCTATAGCATTGTGAAGGCGCTTCAGCAAAGGAGAGAGACTGTTCATGCACAAGACGGAAATGACCAGAAGGCCACcatgctggtgtgtgctgtCACCCTATTGTTCCTTGTGTGCTGGGGTCCATTCCACATAATAACCTTCCTAGATGTACTTTGTAGTTTCCAAGTCTTGGACATGAGGAAGTGGCACCATGCCTTGGACATCGGATCACAGTTTTCCACATACTTAGCATTTCTGAACAGCTGCCTTAAtccagtgttgtatgtgtgcacagGCCACTACTTCAAGAGGAAAGTCAGTGACATCTatagaaggagaaaaagttctGCTAGTTCCCTGGTTACCACCCTGCAGCGTTCTGTGGTGTCAACCTATGTCCAACGGAGTGATCAGATAAAAGCAGTCACACTGTAG
- the LOC113572639 gene encoding psychosine receptor-like, producing the protein MNATPTTSVFTTSDQDCYPSEFPQKLFFFILHLVVILFGIPSNAFSLYVSYRHIKQKNEMGVYLFNLAFSDLCFIAGLPIWMEFTYYDYWRHDRTVCAVCVFLLYTNFYTSTVLLSCIAIDRYLGVVHPFSFLLLRKPSTAAAISAIAWAFTITFNYMTISLQAIYDSLSGVCLDVFPLTQSQKRVYIARFFVGFLLPALVVAFCYQRICTEVRANQATGLPERRQVFKLLGAVLLSLFLCFGPVHVMMLLRAVIEDCRPPAWLFLLYKISAALSNLNCLADPLLYCFITKTGRARITQALLRVTKKVEREEERL; encoded by the coding sequence ATGAATGCAACACCTACTACTTCCGTGTTCACCACATCTGATCAAGACTGCTATCCTTCTGAGTTTCCTCAAAAGCTGTTTTTCTTCATCCTCCATTTGGTTGTCATTCTATTTGGTATTCCCTCCAATGCATTCTCATTGTATGTCTCCTATCGGCAcatcaaacagaaaaatgagATGGGGGTCTATCTGTTTAACCTGGCTTTCTCAGACCTCTGCTTCATTGCAGGCTTGCCCATATGGATGGAGTTTACCTATTATGATTACTGGCGTCATGACAgaactgtgtgtgctgtgtgtgtgttcctcctcTACACTAATTTCTACACCAGCACTGTGCTGCTAAGCTGCATCGCTATAGACCGCTACCTCGGTGTGGTTCATCCCTTCAGCTTTCTTCTCCTGCGCAAACCCAGCACAGCGGCAGCTATCAGTGCCATCGCGTGGGCTTTCACGATTACATTCAATTACATGACTATTTCCCTGCAAGCCATCTATGATAGTTTATCAGGAGTGTGCCTGGATGTCTTCCCATTGACCCAGAGTCAAAAGAGGGTCTACATTGCCCGTTTTTTTGTGGGGTTCCTGCTACCTGCCCTGGTCGTGGCATTCTGCTATCAGAGGATCTGCACAGAGGTGAGGGCCAACCAGGCCACAGGCCTTCCTGAGCGCAGGCAAGTGTTTAAGCTACTGGGGGCAGTGCTTCTCAGCCTCTTCCTCTGTTTCGGCCCAGTCCACGTCATGATGCTACTGAGGGCAGTTATAGAGGACTGCAGGCCTCCTGCATGGCTCTTCCTGTTATATAAGATAAGTGCAGCTCTTTCCAACCTTAACTGCCTGGCTGACCCACTCTTATACTGCTTCATCACCAAAACAGGGCGAGCCCGCATCACCCAGGCGTTATTGAGGGTGACAAagaaagtagagagagaggaggagagacttTAA